In the Populus trichocarpa isolate Nisqually-1 chromosome 1, P.trichocarpa_v4.1, whole genome shotgun sequence genome, GATAAAGGGGTTAGTGCTCGTGCTTATTGCAGCGATGACCCATATATCAACTTTAGCTCTATATATATGTAATGTAATGCAACACACATGCAAGTATATATCGGCATTATCATGATTAGAAACCTCTCAAGTCATTTAAACCACTTGTTCGTGCTCTCGTGCTCCACTCACTCAAAATATTTCAATCAAAAGACAAAAGCCTCtttcaataatcaaagtatATTGCTCCATTATGATTGCATTCGATTGCTTACTTTCTAACCAATGAAATCATTATATCTTTATGGTCATAACAATCATCATCCCAATAATCGTGATTATGCTAGCCTCGGTACACGTACgtatttaaatgacaagaaatacctttgaaaaacaaaatcaatggtGACTATAAATGGAGCAACTTCCTTCTATGGCTGGAGAGAATTAATAGATACCCAAGTCGTGGCTGCTATACCTAGCCAAACATGGTGTCAACTGTGACTATTGACTTGAAACCCTAACCAACTTTGTTTTATCCTCAGAACTAGGGTTTCGGAAGATGTAGGATCCGCATTTGGTCATTGAAGCTGACATCTTCCCAACTATATGCTGTGCCTTAATTATGCATGAGCTGAAATTCGTCGAAATCATAAAAGGTTTGGCAGAAACAATATCAAATGCCCTTATTGAATAACTTAATTTGGAGACCTCGTTAGGTTTTTCTTTGCATTCAATAGCTATGTCCGCCTTTCATCACCTCAAAAGAAATCTGAATTTCTTGCAATGGCATGTGAAGGAATACCTTAGCTATATATGAGTGGCGACAAATTAATGATCGAAGGCTGGATGATCCaatcgaattttttttactcgAGAGCGAGGGACAAATCAAGGACAACTGGCTTCTTGATTAGTCAAGATCATGAGGGTAGCGACAATTGATCAGTTGAAAACAAGGACAGAGAGGGTGGCACCTAATTGAGGAAATCTTTTGAGATTTTGAGTCACTGATGTGAAAGGTACAACAGAAAAGCTTGCCCCCACAAAGGGAGAGAGGGATGGACTTATCTAACAATACATGAGGTGAGGTTTGGCCTCAAGCAAGAATAATAAGGCCAGGGggtattttcaaattgttcaAACCTCTCTTGGGTCTACAAAAAGGGATGTTGTTGTCGGTGGCGCTTTTGGCAATTGATGTATTGCGTTCTCTTCATTTTTCAAGGTCTTTATGCACCACAAATCTTCTGGACAGGAGAGTGATTTCCAGTAGGGGATGTGAAGCCTTAGGATGTCCTTACCGCCAACTTCTGTTACAATAACCTTACAATCTTTGGACTTTGTCGCCATGTTGTGCACAAATTGGCACAAGTGTTGAACCAGCTTTCCTGATAACGATCCTTCATGGTGCACTCCATACATGAAGTAGAATCCAAATGGACTAAGAAAATCTGGTATTGCAGGCAACTTAAAACATGGAAAGATTTTATCAATCAATATTGAACTCTTTGTGTATAGAAAGCATGATAAGGGCGCTTTCCCTAGTCTTAGCTTGAAGAGCTCCCCACTGTTCCATACACTAAGCATAGCCCAACTTCTCGGAAGTACTTTCCCATCTGAACCAAAATCATCCCATGACTCACCTCTGGGATAAGCCACCCAAGTCCCCAAGCTTAGCTTGTTTCTCAGTATATTCCCTATATCATCAGGGAAAAACTCTGTTGAAGTCATGAACTTGCGATATAGAAACTCAGCTTCCTCGACTTTGAGCTTTGCCACCTCAGTTTTTGATGACAAACGTAAGGCGCGATGATCAACTGGATTAACAAGAATCGCCGGTGTCCTGAAATTGGCATATCCAAGCTTGTTTATGAAGAGATTAACTGACGCTTCATTATCTTTCTCCGTAGCCATGTAAGCGTAGTCAACATCATTTGCGATGAACCATTTCTCCAATTCAAGCACTAGCCTCGATCCGATCCCTTTTCGTCGATGAAGTGGTGCAATTCTTAAGCCTAGCACATAACCCAACTTGGCTATATTCTTTGGTGGTTTATGAACGGTTGCTAGCTTTATAGAGCCTTGAATGACACCAACCAGTTCGCTGCCCAATTCGGCTACCTAACGTAAAAGAAACAAGGTTGCATTTTTTTCGTCAATAAGACATCATTACAAGCGGTAATGGATGTAAGAACACCTATATAGGGTTTGTGTGATAATGGATGTAATGAAAACAAAggaagggaaaaataaataagagtgaTGATGATCAGTATATAGTGTGCACGTACCAGCATCTTGCACATCGGACTGTTTCTGATTCTACAGATGGGGTCACCCATGGTATCTATGCAGAGTACTCTTTCAGTCGGGCCTACCTCACATCTTCTCTCAAGATCTTCCACTCCAGCTCTATGAACTTGAACATCATAGCTTCGTATTTTAAGTTCTCCACATCCCATTATTCAAACTTGCACCATAAGTAGAAAAGAATATTTAGCAACTGGCATGAGAGGGTGAATATAGGAgcaatctttatttatttataagatcTAGAAACGAGAGCTCATATACAAGATGAAACCTAGCAGGTAGTAAACTAGAGTAATGTAAGAAGTTATAAATAGGTGTTTTGCTCTACCACTAACTAAAATGATTTGTCTTGAAAATTCATATTGATCATCGTTTATATGGAAAGGTGGGAAATATTGCGGAATGTTCTCTCTAATCAACATCAACATCGAGCttcaacaacaataattaatattggACAAAAGGCAGGTAATAATAGGATGCGTCTTTTTGTCCTTAGCCTTTTGCCATTCTTAACTTAATCAAGCTCCTATCCACTTTAAGATCACCTCAGGCTCACGCCACGGTGCACTCCAAAGAATATGTATAGTTGGCCAACCCTCATTTGTCAATTAATTGATTGGCCAAACATAATAAACCTATCATAAATTAAGCCCTCTCCCCTCCAAAATTTTGGTTCATACAGTACATCTAGACCACCTAATTGACATGTATGTATGTAagtatatatgtatatacaGTACAAATGCTTAGGAAAAAAGAGAGCCGGTAGGCCATAAATATCTcaaatctaataataaattaacgaTTTTTAACaagttcattatatatataattctatcgaattatcaaattaatcttcTAGGTATTTAAGATGCGGTTTACCTAATTAGGTGCCGGATCACTAATCAATTGTTGAGCTGGGGgagatttttattagttttagctttattCAAGAGGATAAGTCCCCTTCTGCTCACAACTGAAGGTTCTGCGTTAGCGCAATTTTATTCACGATTTGTTTCTGTGTACTTTGTGTGCGGCAACGGTGGTCCATATCGGCCTCCTTTTATTCACCTGGATTCGAAAGTGAAAGTATAAAACCATAACTAGCTGGCTTTCTACTAGCTAGttatgaaaaaagttattaagaaattaatcatAATGCTGCTCTAAAGAGGTCCTAGCTAGGGGTGTTTACGGTCCGGTTCGGTACGGTTTTAACCTAAAAATTCAACCGAACTGGAAAATACTATTTCTTGTTAATATAACCCGGACCGAACCGAGAACCgtttcaaaccgaaccggttttgttcggttcgggtcggttttttagccttaaaaaccagaaaaatcgaaaccaattaaataagaaaacttGGCCGAATCACATTAAGAAAAATCCTTGTTGAAAACTTTGAATTCGAACCCTTCGGTTGAGATCTGAAAGATCTCCCTTAGTTGAATCACAATCAGTGGACTTATCCAAGTTAGTACAACTACATGTTAACAAAGATTCCAATAACACCCCGCAAACTACCAGGACCTCGCTAGCACAACTACATGTTAATAAAACCAGAAACAAGGATTTTATTCAAGTTTTCTGCCAGAAACTAAAGCAGAGAGTAGAAAGGTAACAATA is a window encoding:
- the LOC7487812 gene encoding probable N-acetyltransferase HLS1, which gives rise to MGCGELKIRSYDVQVHRAGVEDLERRCEVGPTERVLCIDTMGDPICRIRNSPMCKMLVAELGSELVGVIQGSIKLATVHKPPKNIAKLGYVLGLRIAPLHRRKGIGSRLVLELEKWFIANDVDYAYMATEKDNEASVNLFINKLGYANFRTPAILVNPVDHRALRLSSKTEVAKLKVEEAEFLYRKFMTSTEFFPDDIGNILRNKLSLGTWVAYPRGESWDDFGSDGKVLPRSWAMLSVWNSGELFKLRLGKAPLSCFLYTKSSILIDKIFPCFKLPAIPDFLSPFGFYFMYGVHHEGSLSGKLVQHLCQFVHNMATKSKDCKVIVTEVGGKDILRLHIPYWKSLSCPEDLWCIKTLKNEENAIHQLPKAPPTTTSLFVDPREV